In Pseudonocardia sp. DSM 110487, the sequence CGGAGCTCGCGATGGGAGCCACGAGCCACAAGCGGTGGCGGCGGGCGCGGGTCCTCGACGTCTGTGATGTCGCCCGCGAGGTCAAGCAGGTCGTGCTCGAACCGGAGCACCTGGAGGCGCCCGCCCCGCCGGGCAGCCACATCGACATCGGCGTCTACGTCAACGGGCGGGCCGACGTGCGCTCCTACTCCGTGGTCGGGATGGGCGGCTACGGCACGGAGCTGATCCTCGGCGTGCAGCTGGCGCGGCAGAGCCGGGGAGGCTCGGCCTTCATGCACTCCCTGCGGCGCGGCCGGGAGGTCTCGGTCACCCAGCCGCTGCAGAACTTCCCGCTGACCTACGGGCGCCCTGGCTACGTGCTCGCCGCGGGCGGGATCGGGATCACCGCGCTCGTGGCCATGGGCAGGGCGCTCAGATCGCGCGGTGCGGACTACCGGTTCGTCTACGGCGCCCGCTCGCGAGACCTGATGGCGTTCGTCGACGATCTGGTGGCCGAGCACGGCGACCGGATGGAGCTGCGCATCGACGACGAGGGCGGATCCCTCGACGTCGAGGAGCTGGTGGCGAGCGTCCCCGCGGGTGGGGAGCTGTACGTGTGCGGTCCGCCCCCAATGCTCGACGCCATCAAGGCGGCTTGGGCGAGGGCGGGCAGGCGGCCCGCCGGGCTGCGGTTCGAGACCTTCGGCAGCAGCGGGCGATTCGCGCCGGAGTCGTTCACGGTGCGGATCCCGCGGCTCGGGCTGGAGACGATCGTGAGCCACGACGTGTCGATGCTCGAGGCGCTCGAAGCGTGCGGCGCGGAGATGATGTACGACTGCCGCCGCGGCGAGTGCGGCCTCTGCCAGGTGAAGGTCCTCGAGATCGCCGGCGCCATCGACCACCGCGACGTCTTCCTCAGCGACGCGCAGCACGCGGCGGGGGACCGCCTGCAGTGCTGCGTGTCGCGTCTCGTCAGCCCGCGCACCGCCGGACTGGCGGACGCCGACGGCCGGCAGGCGGCCGTGACCATCGACATCCCGTGACACCGGCGTCACGCCACGCCCGAGAATCGCCGCCAGATCCAGCTGACCGGGACGTGCCGGCCGGAGACGACGTACTCCCGGGCGGCCTTGACCACCATCGTGGTGTCCACGGCGCGACGAGCCGCGAGACGACCGCAGAGCAGCAGCTCGTCGTCGGGTGCCAACACGAAGTCGTCGTCGGGCGTCAGCACGCACTCGCCATCGCGCATGACCATCAGCACGACCACGGGTAGCTGGACGTCGCGGTCGTCCGGGTCACGCAGGAGAACACCGAGACGCGCCTCACCGGTGTCGATCCACGGGATCAGGGCCGGAGCGTCGGCCCGGCTCAGCCGGACCTTCCACAGCGCATCGAGGCGACGACCGCACCGCTGCGTGATGCAGTCGACGAGGCGAGCCGCCCAGCGGTCGCCGCGCGCGGGCACCTCCTGGAGGAAGCGCCAGAGCAGCGGGGTGCTGAGCTGTGTGAACACCTCGTGGGCCAACACCTCTGTCGGTACGAGCAGGGAGTCCACGTTCATCGCCGCGAACAGCGGAGCGCTGGACGGGCTGTTCTGCCGGGCTGCCACGAACAGCCCGGGATTGACCCGACGGGCGGCGGTGACGAGGGAGAGGTTGGTGGTGTCGTTGTCCGTGCCCGCGACGAACCCGACGGCGCCCGCCACGTTCGCCTGTTGCAGCACCGCGGGCTCGTACCCGTGTCCGCGGACGATCCCGCCCTCGTGCGCCGCAGTGTCGGCGACCGGGTCGACGACGGTGACGTCGATGCCCTCGGCGCGCAGGTCCGGGATCAGTTCCCGCCCGAGCCGGCCGTATCCGCACACCACCCATCGACCCCGTTCGGGAGGACTGCCCCTGGCCGGGAGCTCGGTCCCGGGTCCGCTCTCCATCCAAGTGATCAGCTGGTAGGAGGCCGGCGCGCGGAGCGCGATGCGCAGGTGGTCGCCGAACCGGTCGAACGGGTTCACCACGGTCGGCGTGCCGAAGGCGGCCATGCGCTCGCCGATCGCCGGTGACATTGTGCGGGCGATCACCGGCAGGTCGGGTCGCAGCAGGGCGGCCGCCATCGCCACCGCCAGGTTGACCTCGTCGTCGTCGGTGAGCGCGAGCACCGCCTCGCAGTGCGGGTTGGCGAGACCGGCCACGCCGAGGTGGCCGGGATCGCGTGCGTCGGCAACTAGGCCGGGCACGTCCGCGTGGTAGGCAGCGAGCTCGAGGGCCTCGATGCGGTCCTCGTCGTCGTCGAGCACGACGAACCGTTTGCCGAGCGCGTCGAACGCCTCACCCAGCAGCTCGCCGGTACGCCCGTACCCGGCTATCAGGAAGAACGGCTCACGCAACCGGGCCACCATGCGCATGAAGTGCTGCAACGCGAGCGCCTGCCGGAACGCACGGTCCTGGACGAGTGCGAGAAGCGACCCGATGGCGTACGCCCAACCGATCACCGTCAGGTAGATCGAGACCGTGACCCACAGACGCTGCGCGTCACTGAACGTCTGCGGGAGTTCTCCGAACCCGATCGTCGAGGCCGTGTAGCTCATGAAGTAGAAGGCGTCGAAGATCGACATCCGCCACAGCTGCCCGTCCTCGGTCCGGCCGGGGACGAGTGTCAGGCCGAGGACGCTGATCGCGAAGATCGTGATGAGGACGATCAGCGGCGCGCGCATCCTGCGCAGGATCAGGAAGATCGTCGCCGACGCCTGGCTGGCGGAGGCTACGGGGATGCGCCTGCGCAATCCGGGGGAGAGCCGGTGGTCGTCGTCCCGGCCGAACAGCCGGAACCAGAATGCGAGGAGCGGATTGCTCACCCTCGCCCCCTAACGGCGGTGGAACGAGACGGTCTCGATGACGAGCAGCACCACCGACACGACGTTGGCGAACAGTGCCCCGCCCGAGAGGGACACCACGCTCGCCATCGCGGCGGCCGTGAGACCGTCGGTGGAGATGTGTGCCGCGTAGGTCCAGACGATCGTTGCGGCGATCAGCTGCAGGTCCGCCACCAGACTCGTCGCGAGGTGCACGGCGCCGATCTGGGTGCGGTCACCGAACTTCAGCACGGTAGCGATGAGGCTCACCACGACGGCCGCGAAGAGCTCGTAGACGTTGTGCAGCGCAGGATCGGCGATGTCGCCGATGAAGAACCCGAAGTTGAGCGTGGCCGCGAGCAGCACGAAGAAGCCGAACACGACCTTCTCGAGGTTCACCGGCCCACCCCTCGTCTGGCCCGAGCAAGGTGCGCACACGCTAGCCCCGCCGAGCGCAGCGCGCCCGGCAGCAGAATCCGACGCACCACGGTGACGGTGTCGGCGAGTCGGCCCCGGAGTAGGACGGGGGAGTGGCGCGCGCTGAGCCGGCGAACCGTAGGTGTCCGTCGCGCTCGGCGACTCGATCTCGATCGGCGAGTACGCGGGCGGCCGTGGGGACGTAGCGACAGATTGGCCAAGTGCGGCCGGGTTGGTGCCGCGCGCCTGCTCGTGCGTGGCCCGGACGCTGGGAGATCGCGTTGGCGTGTCATTGACCGGCGTGGGTGGAGCAAATGTGGAGCACGGCAGTGAGCCTTTGCCAACCTGATCAAGCGCTGGCGATCGTGAGGGTCTGAACCGCGGCCACGAGCTCGTCTGCGCGGCCTGGGCAGGACCGGATCTTGCGCAGGATCTTCCAGTTCTTCAGCTCCGCGTTGACCCGCTCACCCGGCCCGCGTCGGCGGGCGTGCGCGGCATTGACCTCCTTCTGATCCCGGGACAGCCGCCGGTAGCGGCCGGTGTCGGAGTCGAGGCGGCGGCGCCGCTGCGGGATCGCCACCGTGGAGCCGGCGCCTTGGTAGGCGGTGTCAGCGACCGTCGGGATCTCAGCCTCGGCGATCGCGTCGATGATTCCGTGCTCGCGGGCGGCGCCCATGTCGTGGCGAGCACCGGGCAGCGGCGGGGAGATCCACACCAGCCTCCCGATCGGGTCGGCGATGACCTGCACGTTCAGCCCATGGCACTTGTGCTTGCCGGAGTAGAACGCGCGATCCCGACCGCTGGCCATGCCGACCCGGTCGATCCGAAGCAGAGTGCCGTCGAGGATCACGAACGCCTTGCGCGAGGCGACCTCGATCGCCTGTTCCAGGGTGGGCGCCATGGCCGCGAGTAGCGCGAGCGCCTCTCGGATGTAGCGGTAGACCGTGGAGGTGCCGACCTGGAAGCCGCACGCCAGATCGGCATAGGTCTCGCCCTTGCGCAGGTAGGCCACCACCAGCAGGGCCTGATGGCCGGGCGAGAGCTTGCGCCAGCGGGTCGCACGCTCGCTGCGGTGGTGGCGAAGGGCATCGGCGAGCATGCCGAGTGCGCGACTGGACACGGTCATCCCGGACGGGTAGGACAGCACTCTGAAGCTCCTGGTCAGGCGAGTTGATCTAGGCAATCGCCCGTCTACCAGGGGCTTCACCCATTCGTGGTCACGCCACGCCGTACACCCGCTGACCAGCCCGTCCGTCAAGTTGGCAGAGGCTCAGTTTAGTGCGCGGCCGGGACCGTGCCGGACGCGTACCAGGCCCTCGCGTCGAGCGAGAACGGGCCGTCGGGCAGCATTTCCCGGCACCCATCGCGCACGCGCGCCCGCTGCTCGAAGGTCAGCGACGCGAGGTGCTGCCCGGATAGCCCGACCCCGTACGTGAAGGGCTCCCAGAAGTCGTCGAAGCCGGTGTAGTCGGCCTTGGCGAGTAGCGAACCGCCGATGACGTCCTCGAGCCCGGCGCGGCGGAATCGCTGCTCGATGTCACCCTCGGCGGTGCCGACCAGCGGCTGCTCGCTCTGGGCTCCGGGCTGCACGCGCCCGACTGCCGCCCAGAACGTGCGCAGCATCGTCATCCCGCCGGTGGCGATGTCCCACATACACGCGGCGACGGCGCCGCCGGGCCGCGTCACCCTCGCCATCTCGCGCACACCCCGGTCCGCGTCGCGCATGAAGCCGATCACCAGCGAGGACAGCGCGGCGTCGAACGTGCCGTCCGCCCACGGCAGCTCCTCGGCTGTGCCCTCGCGCACGTCGGCGCCGGGGTTGCGCTCCCGGCAGGCGGCGACGAACTGCGGAGCGGGATCAATCGCCGCCACGTTCGCGGCGCCGACGCGGGCGACCAGCTCGCGAGTGAGCCCGCCGGGCCCGCAACCGACGTCGAGCACGTGCATCCCGGACGCAACGCCAGTGGCGTCGGCCAGCGCGACGGCCAACGTCGGCGTGTAGCGACCCATGAAGCGGTCGTACTGTTCGGCCCGGGCGGCGAACTGCACCTCGCTACTCAATCTGAGCCGTATGTCGAGGTCAAGCCCCGTGCGACGGGCGCGTGCGCCTTCCCAGTTACCACGGCAACAGGTTCCAGCAGCCCTCATGGAACCGGCGGGGCCCGCCCAGTACTGCAACGGGTGCGCCCAGCGATCCACACGGTCGCCGACACCGCCTACCAACGGGCAGGCCCGACGGTGGCGGTTCCGCGGCGGCGACGGCACCTGGACCCGACACCGGCCGGTACCGGAGATTGTCCAGCGACGAGAAGGACGTCAACGAAGCCCACGCCAGCTGCCGCGGGCCGGGCGACCGATTCAACGCCGAACTCAAGAACTGGCCAGCCTCGAGCAAGATCCGCTCCAGCCCCAACCGCGCCGCCGAGCTCGTCGCCACAGCTCAGACCCTCATGATCGCCAACACATGATCAGGTTGGCAAAGGCTCAGTGCGCCAACATGACCTGCGCGACGCTGAGCTGCGTGGTACCGCACCAGGTCAAGCAGCGGATTCTCTGTTTCTGCAGGTCAGCGCGACCCGCTGACCGTACTGGCAGTCAGAGGGTCATGTACATGCCTCTACTGCACCGACCTGGCCTCTGATCTGGGCCTTCTGCGCCCCTCGGGCTGTGCGGGGGAAGTCGACCCCTTGACGATTCGTCAGGTTCGGGCGGACTTGACGACAGGTAAAGTCAGGCCTCCTGAGGGTTGCTGACGAGGATCCAGCTTTAGTCGGGATCTCGACGCTCATTGCGATAAATGCCAATCGCCGTCCAAATGGGGACCTAGAAATGTTGCGCAGGCTCCCACGGCTCAGGTGTCCGTCAATTTCGCATTCTTGTCACCGCTTGCGGCCGACGCCGCCGAATTCTGTGATATCTCGGGATTCGTCGAATGGGTTGGGTGCCGGTCGCCAGTGTTGGATCGGCACGACGCCTGGCTCGCTCGAGCGGTTGGGCCCGGATTTGGCTCACCCACCTCGCCCGCCCCTTGTTCGATACCTGAGAACGACGAGACCTGAGTCTTCGGGGTCGGCAGCGATGAGTTGCAGCTGGTGGCGATCGGTGACGTCCTTGAACAAGGGCTTGCCGCGCCCGAGGACGAGCGGATGCACGACGAGTCGGAGCTCTTCTATCAGCTCGTGGTTCATCAACGTGGATACGAGGCTGGCGCCCCCGACAACGAAGATGTCCTTGCCCGCACCAGCCTTCAGTGACCGCACGTCCTCGACTCCGCGCACGACCCTCGCCGTCTTCCACGTCGGCTCGTTCAACGTCGTAGACAGCACCACGTGAGGTGTCTGATCGGCCCAATTGGCGTAGTCGATCTCTCCCGGTGTAGGAGGCCGGCCAGTGAACTCCAGTACGCCTGCTGGGTCGGCCAAGATCGACGTCCAGTACTGCTCATAGCCGGGATACATCCCACCGCCGAGGACGCACGTGTCAACCTCGGAGGTTAGGTCCAAGTGGGCGTTCCAGTCCTGGACCCAGTCGAGTTCCCCTTTTGGTCCCTCGATGAAGCCGTCCAAGGTCACATGCAACGCGGCGATCATCCTTTTCATCGTGTCCTCCCTGTCGTTGGTGTTGTCAGGTGCCGGAGGGCCTGACCGCCAGCGCGATCAGGCGCAGACCTTGGACTACAGGGTCGTAATGCCGACGGGCCGAGGTGGCCTGCGTGGCATGGCTTCGTCGAGGTCGGCGTACTGCGACTGGTCACGACGGTTCGCCGTCGGCCAGGGCGGGCTGCTCGGCGGCGTCGATCGGGGTATAGGCGGGGCACCAGATCACGTCGGTACGGCGCAGGATGGTGTTCGGGATGGCGAGGATCTCGCAGCCGTCGTCGCCGCGTATCGCTGCGACGATCATGGATAGTCCGAAGAACAACCAGAGCGCGACCCGGTCGACCGGGCTGAGGAAGGTCAGCGCGGTGCCCAGCGCGAGCACCGCGGCAATCACCGCCGCGGCGGCCGCCGCCTGTGCCGCGGACCACGGTGTGCGGGTTCGGCCGGCAAGCCAGGCCCAGCGCCGGCAGGAGGCTTTGAGCACGACGACCGCCCCGAAGGCAGCGAGGGGCAGGACCACGAGCACCGCGGCGACGTCCCACCAAGTGACGCCGCCGCTCGGTCGGTCGAGCGTGAGGGCGACGCCAACGAGCAGCAGGCCAACCAGGAGTCGAATCGTCGTTCCGAGAGTTCCGATGCCTCGCGTGGGCGTCATCGCCGACCCTCCCCACGTGTTAACACCGACGTTAACACTCTAGAGTAACCCCAACAAGGTACGAGACGAGGTATCGCAGGCTTGACCAGGCCAAAGCTGCTGAACCGACCCGAGCGGCGTCGGGCGCTACTGGCAGCGGCCGCGCGTGCTTTCGCACGGGGTGGGTTTGCGGCGACCAGCCTGGCGGAGGTCGCGGCCGAGGCGGGAGTGAGCCGGGTGCTGATCTACCGGCATTTCGACTCCAAGGAGCAGCTCTATCGGACCGTCCTCGAGCAGACCCGCGATGACCTGATGCGGGCCACCGGGGGCCCGGACAAGCTCGAGCCGTCGAGCCTGACCGCCCTGGTCGAGTTCGCGCGGCAGCATCCGGATGAGTTCCAGTTGTTCTTCCGCCATGCGGGGCGTGAACCCG encodes:
- a CDS encoding DUF6394 family protein; its protein translation is MNLEKVVFGFFVLLAATLNFGFFIGDIADPALHNVYELFAAVVVSLIATVLKFGDRTQIGAVHLATSLVADLQLIAATIVWTYAAHISTDGLTAAAMASVVSLSGGALFANVVSVVLLVIETVSFHRR
- a CDS encoding PDR/VanB family oxidoreductase, whose amino-acid sequence is MGATSHKRWRRARVLDVCDVAREVKQVVLEPEHLEAPAPPGSHIDIGVYVNGRADVRSYSVVGMGGYGTELILGVQLARQSRGGSAFMHSLRRGREVSVTQPLQNFPLTYGRPGYVLAAGGIGITALVAMGRALRSRGADYRFVYGARSRDLMAFVDDLVAEHGDRMELRIDDEGGSLDVEELVASVPAGGELYVCGPPPMLDAIKAAWARAGRRPAGLRFETFGSSGRFAPESFTVRIPRLGLETIVSHDVSMLEALEACGAEMMYDCRRGECGLCQVKVLEIAGAIDHRDVFLSDAQHAAGDRLQCCVSRLVSPRTAGLADADGRQAAVTIDIP
- a CDS encoding class I SAM-dependent methyltransferase; translation: MGRYTPTLAVALADATGVASGMHVLDVGCGPGGLTRELVARVGAANVAAIDPAPQFVAACRERNPGADVREGTAEELPWADGTFDAALSSLVIGFMRDADRGVREMARVTRPGGAVAACMWDIATGGMTMLRTFWAAVGRVQPGAQSEQPLVGTAEGDIEQRFRRAGLEDVIGGSLLAKADYTGFDDFWEPFTYGVGLSGQHLASLTFEQRARVRDGCREMLPDGPFSLDARAWYASGTVPAAH
- a CDS encoding transposase family protein, coding for MLSYPSGMTVSSRALGMLADALRHHRSERATRWRKLSPGHQALLVVAYLRKGETYADLACGFQVGTSTVYRYIREALALLAAMAPTLEQAIEVASRKAFVILDGTLLRIDRVGMASGRDRAFYSGKHKCHGLNVQVIADPIGRLVWISPPLPGARHDMGAAREHGIIDAIAEAEIPTVADTAYQGAGSTVAIPQRRRRLDSDTGRYRRLSRDQKEVNAAHARRRGPGERVNAELKNWKILRKIRSCPGRADELVAAVQTLTIASA
- a CDS encoding dihydrofolate reductase family protein, whose amino-acid sequence is MKRMIAALHVTLDGFIEGPKGELDWVQDWNAHLDLTSEVDTCVLGGGMYPGYEQYWTSILADPAGVLEFTGRPPTPGEIDYANWADQTPHVVLSTTLNEPTWKTARVVRGVEDVRSLKAGAGKDIFVVGGASLVSTLMNHELIEELRLVVHPLVLGRGKPLFKDVTDRHQLQLIAADPEDSGLVVLRYRTRGGRGG
- a CDS encoding potassium channel protein, translated to MSNPLLAFWFRLFGRDDDHRLSPGLRRRIPVASASQASATIFLILRRMRAPLIVLITIFAISVLGLTLVPGRTEDGQLWRMSIFDAFYFMSYTASTIGFGELPQTFSDAQRLWVTVSIYLTVIGWAYAIGSLLALVQDRAFRQALALQHFMRMVARLREPFFLIAGYGRTGELLGEAFDALGKRFVVLDDDEDRIEALELAAYHADVPGLVADARDPGHLGVAGLANPHCEAVLALTDDDEVNLAVAMAAALLRPDLPVIARTMSPAIGERMAAFGTPTVVNPFDRFGDHLRIALRAPASYQLITWMESGPGTELPARGSPPERGRWVVCGYGRLGRELIPDLRAEGIDVTVVDPVADTAAHEGGIVRGHGYEPAVLQQANVAGAVGFVAGTDNDTTNLSLVTAARRVNPGLFVAARQNSPSSAPLFAAMNVDSLLVPTEVLAHEVFTQLSTPLLWRFLQEVPARGDRWAARLVDCITQRCGRRLDALWKVRLSRADAPALIPWIDTGEARLGVLLRDPDDRDVQLPVVVLMVMRDGECVLTPDDDFVLAPDDELLLCGRLAARRAVDTTMVVKAAREYVVSGRHVPVSWIWRRFSGVA
- a CDS encoding TetR/AcrR family transcriptional regulator — protein: MTRPKLLNRPERRRALLAAAARAFARGGFAATSLAEVAAEAGVSRVLIYRHFDSKEQLYRTVLEQTRDDLMRATGGPDKLEPSSLTALVEFARQHPDEFQLFFRHAGREPDFRAHADWLRVAMTETTQQYLREVLADHRLRAWASELVPSVVIEAILAWIEAGFPQHDRAADTIAAVISGVIEAIGQAGRPDGS